A portion of the Aricia agestis chromosome 1, ilAriAges1.1, whole genome shotgun sequence genome contains these proteins:
- the LOC121726805 gene encoding zinc finger protein 729-like isoform X1 translates to MNLVKISASEFFLSSTFWLAAKSTRLDREGQTERSMLQQMSSSPGAQFGEVASRARPAEGRACGDASSDASSDTPEEVDLPECKIKRNYNCTKCTFYTQNPRAFLVHSRDVHFEKLKIYDCPHCVYASRHHQKLTRHIKMVHEATSSKEQQTPTAGVVVEASPSRPQEKIEDLLEEVEEDEDAMDVDECAEESMERIAEGEPSGADDGSKGRGGYYSCGKCNYVTHIRSRYTKHVKYHSMPMIKCTMCEFRTPYKWNLDRHMKNHGGSGSFHCSMCNFTADIKQSLTVHEMNHHTHPVGQATTRRRNRVGASDMSADPDARDASTLIVQEDGSGDSSQGASDMGLQYTQNDREMTGCQSDSNEASTSENMISKDDSQLSLGSNANLDDSKNQKESKKAPRPIPQLIPLTASTPNQKSREPSGEPPAKKFKENPVLDSSTQPIVTKKTDNLPKEVNFTQASSAPKDTVSRKKNESFFDRLKERLLTETGKDGLICKNCGFESKCLSEQSVHEKTCLPLSNRSQLNTSGSNLGSTRCQNCRHRCKSSADLVVHMQTCGSNQKPSAEIKPEPQIPEVNGVTNSSGEKDAEPHPMENVVFVWNNITQNKFETPLDIRINDDSTLPDHKTYESEIVDDNESMNLSPSQATGRKVFKCPHCMFWASTASRFHVHIVGHLNKKPFECSSCKYKSNWRWDITKHIKLKSVRDPEHAEAKVLMTDETGRRNYSKYNRFMAIAICENDQYQFHYLDQNAATNTEIDDESLNDENTNSPYYDIQPLNLQTLSMDAKFEADNRLDGKKPKKTLWKCKKCNYKDTSREALLEHVKEHSKPEEPEDKNKKLENVVDPADLAYRCGHCNQLSNWKHVIQRHCRLKHDGIIKVITTVKAKPDPNAAPSEPNVESCIKCPFKSSDKNLILMHQRQHQPSPHSMFKCSLCPFFVKDEVELAQHLTLHGVTEPEEFNVSKEFNMFKAASESPAPEQMTPVSVTPGTKRHKCNECPYETNSKSQYMYHEQFHRISADTPYKCPECNYSVSKRHLLHQHMRVHGIVCKKFDTEAEVGSPYPPPYRPEIEDNDESYSNLDDIPYVWVSAKNEFHKMFKCRYCSYVNSQKSKIPNHEDIHCIKLANNDVTFYKCLECKYTCDGKSKLTEHSKSHGEIYGRIYCPVDLDVPDEEQIAKLREVIEKGGEAADVDDNQKDGYGNDRVLFFCQRCPARFFDKLELQRHDKLHNFNLSYAYKCKSCEFSVPKESALNCHNFVHTDEYNTKSKMLKSMHRIHPMHPDPQLQVVHCPLTSGIIWVTANPDKKNESHAKKPEARNPPKQYNCKECPAKFFKNSALSYHMGLHGGDGEFKCKSCSYAVKNIGNLAKHELLHDIANKPQQNADGYDSGDDVDYKIPLSGTDLFQRKTEAQKRVLTDKDKLVKPNDHFPPVLQADPQFGYLMHGNPEFIYPTYLKNGRQKEKRYKCHKCPSAFEKREQYKIHLSLHGSKQRYKCELCDYSVKYYANYVQHMRKHQMNDEAQAERKKIINGYSEAEAENQDAKQEDDSDNIKLAIKTMPKRPPKTDFQQFSISDQQTLRLLQRRRSIENSMKENTDTSPAKERKLHMCLLCPYTNQRQDALCNHSRRHDENDISRAVGNQKCCYCNLVVVQSHFLREHLKTHFMYQKHLNPECYIANQNVSFTIKKIAAEDEKPSADVVTDLKLDIKDVEEVTNDEKIFVKLATGELWEPEAS, encoded by the exons CGGAGTATGCTCCAACAGATGTCCTCGTCGCCCGGCGCGCAGTTCGGCGAGGTCGCGAGTCGCGCGCGCCCCGCCGAAGGTCGCGCGTGCGGCGACGCGTCCTCGGACGCCTCCTCCGACACACCGGAGGAGGTCGACCTGCCGGAGtgcaaaataaaaagaaactaCAACTGCACGAAATGCACGTTCTACACGCAGAACCCGCGGGCATTCCTCGTGCACTCGCGGGACGTTCATTTCGAGAAGCTCAAGATCTACGACTGCCCGCACTGCGTCTACGCCTCCCGCCACCACCAGAAGCTCACGAGACACATCAAGATGGTCCACGAGGCGACCTCCTCCAAGGAGCAGCAGACCCCGACCGCCGGCGTCGTCGTGGAGGCCAGCCCGAGTCGGCCGCAGGAGAAGATCGAGGACCTGCTGGAGGAGGTGGAGGAGGACGAGGACGCGATGGACGTGGACGAGTGCGCCGAGGAGTCCATGGAGAGGATCGCGGAGGGGGAGCCCTCCGGCGCCGACGACGGCTCCAAGGGCCGGGGGGGCTACTACTCGTGCGGCAAGTGCAACTACGTGACGCACATCAGGTCGCGGTACACGAAGCACGTGAAGTATCACTCGATGCCGATGATAAAGTGCACCATGTGCGAGTTCCGGACGCCCTACAAGTGGAATCTGGACCGGCACATGAAGAACCACGGTGGCTCCGGCAGCTTCCACTGCTCCATGTGCAACTTCACCGCCGACATCAAGCAGAGCCTCACCGTGCACGAGATGAACCACCACACGCACCCGGTCGGTCAGGCGACCACTCGGCGCCGGAACCGGGTGGGCGCGAGCGACATGTCGGCCGACCCCGACGCCCGGGACGCCAGCACGCTCATCGTCCAGGAGGACGGCAGCGGGGACTCGTCGCAGGGCGCCTCG GACATGGGTCTTCAGTATACACAAAACGATAGGGAAATGACTGGATGCCAAAGTGACTCAAATGAAGCTTCGACGTCTGAAAATATGATATCAAAAGATGATAGCCAACTATCGCTCGGATCGAATGCTAATTTGGACGACAGCAAGAACCAAAAAGAAAGTAAAAAGGCCCCTAGACCTATTCCACAACTTATACCTCTAACAGCTTCAACTCCGAACCAAAAATCAAGGGAGCCCTCAGGGGAGCCACCTGCTAAAAAGTTTAAGGAAAACCCTGTGCTAGATTCCTCTACACAGCCGATCGTCACGAAAAAAACTGACAATTTACCGAAGGAGGTTAATTTTACTCAGGCAAGTAGCGCGCCCAAGGACACTGTGAGTCGgaagaaaaatgaatcattttTCGATCGATTAAAAGAAAGGTTGTTGACAGAAACTGGTAAAGATGGATTAATATGTAAGAACTGCGGATTCGAAAGCAAGTGTTTATCAGAGCAATCCGTTCATGAAAAAACTTGTTTACCGCTATCGAATCGAAGCCAGCTAAATACGTCGGGTTCAAATTTAGGATCAACGAGGTGTCAGAATTGCAGACATCGGTGCAAATCTAGCGCCGATCTAGTAGTACACATGCAAACATGTGGATCGAACCAAAAACCCTCTGCGGAAATTAAACCAGAGCCACAAATTCCAGAGGTGAATGGCGTCACAAATAGTAGCGGAGAAAAGGACGCTGAGCCACACCCGATGGAAAACGTAGTTTTCGTTTGGAACaatataacacaaaataaatttgaaactcCTCTAGACATCAGAATAAACGATGACTCTACGCTCCCAGATCACAAAACTTACGAGTCGGAGATCGTAGATGACAATGAATCTATGAACTTGTCGCCTAGTCAAGCCACCGGTAGAAAAGTCTTCAAATGCCCTCACTGTATGTTCTGGGCTTCCACAGCTTCCAGATTCCACGTTCATATAGTAGGCCATCTGAATAAGAAACCTTTCGAGTGCTCCTCTTGCAAATATAAATCCAACTGGAGGTGGGATATCACTaaacatattaaattaaaatcagttAGAGATCCTGAGCATGCCGAAGCCAAAGTGCTCATGACGGACGAAACGGGCCGACGCAACTACAGCAAATACAACAGATTCATGGCTATCGCGATATGCGAAAATGATCAGTACCAATTCCATTACTTGGACCAGAATGCGGCAACAAATACAGAAATAGATGACGAATCTTTAAACGACGAAAACACTAACTCTCCATATTATGATATTCAACCATTAAACCTACAAACATTATCGATGGACGCCAAGTTCGAAGCCGACAATAGACTGGACGGAAAAAAACCTAAAAAGACTTTATGGAAAtgcaaaaaatgtaattacaa GGATACATCGCGCGAGGCACTTCTTGAACACGTAAAGGAGCATTCCAAGCCGGAGGAACCAGAAGACAAGAATAAGAAACTGGAGAACGTTGTAGACCCAGCAGATTTAGCGTACAGATGCGGACATTGCAATCAATTGTCGAATTGGAAGCACGTTATTCAG AGACACTGTCGACTGAAGCACGACGGGATTATCAAAGTGATTACAACAGTGAAGGCGAAACCGGATCCGAATGCTGCACCCAGTGAGCCCAACGTCGAGTCATGTATCAAATGTCCATTCAAATCGAGCGACAAAAACTTAATACTCATGCACCAACGCCAACACCAACCCTCGCCGCATTCCATGTTCAAATGCAGCCTGTGCCCGTTTTTCGTCAAGGACGAGGTCGAGCTGGCGCAGCACTTAACTTTACACGGCGTAACCGAACCGGAGGAATTCAACGTTTCCAAGGAATTCAATATGTTCAAGGCCGCCTCCGAGTCCCCGGCGCCCGAGCAAATGACCCCCGTGAGTGTCACACCGGGGACGAAACGACACAAGTGTAACGAGTGCCCCTATGAAACGAACAGTAAGTCGCAGTACATGTACCATGAACAGTTTCATCGTATATCTGCCGATACCCCGTACAAGTGTCCCGAATGCAATTATAGCGTTTCCAAGAGACACTTGTTGCACCAACATATGAGAGTTCACGGGATAGTTTGCAAAAAATTCGACACAGAGGCGGAAGTCGGCTCCCCGTACCCACCCCCGTACCGACCGGAGATCGAGGACAACGACGAATCTTATTCCAATCTAGACGACATTCCTTACGTCTGGGTATCTGCGAAGAACGAGTTCCACAAAATGTTCAAGTGCCGCTACTGCTCCTACGTTAATTCTCAGAAAAGCAAAATCCCCAATCACGAGGACATACATTGCATCAAACTCGCCAACAACGATGTAACTTTTTACAAGTGTCTTGAATGCAAATATACCTGCGACGGCAAGAGCAAGCTCACCGAGCACTCGAAGTCGCACGGTGAGATATACGGCCGCATCTACTGCCCCGTAGACCTCGACGTGCCGGACGAAGAGCAGATCGCCAAGTTGAGAGAAGTGATCGAGAAAGGCGGTGAAGCTGCCGACGTTGACGACAACCAGAAGGACGGCTACGGTAATGACCGAGTCCTGTTCTTCTGCCAGAGGTGTCCCGCCAGGTTCTTCGATAAACTAGAGTTGCAGAGGCACGACAAACTTCATAATTTCAATTTAAGTTACGCCTACAAATGCAAGAGTTGCGAGTTTTCAGTTCCAAAGGAGAGCGCTTTGAATTGTCATAACTTCGTGCACACAGACGAGTACAACACTAAGTCTAAGATGCTCAAATCCATGCACAGAATACATCCCATGCACCCGGATCCTCAGCTTCAGGTCGTTCACTGCCCGCTCACGTCCGGTATAATATGGGTCACCGCCAATCCAGATAAGAAAAACGAGAGTCACGCGAAAAAACCAGAGGCAAGAAATCCTCCTAAACAATATAATTGCAAGGAATGCCCTgcgaaattctttaaaaattcTGCCCTCAGCTACCACATGGGGTTACACGGGGGCGACGGTGAATTCAAATGCAAATCGTGTTCCTATGCcgtaaaaaatataggaaacCTAGCGAAACACGAGTTGTTGCATGATATAGCCAACAAGCCCCAACAAAATGCTGACGGTTATGATTCAGGGGACGACGTTGACTACAAAATACCGCTCTCCGGCACGGATTTATTTCAGAGAAAGACTGAAGCCCAAAAAAGAGTTTTGACTGACAAAGATAAATTGGTAAAGCCGAATGACCATTTTCCGCCGGTTTTGCAAGCCGATCCGCAATTCGGATATCTCATGCACGGTAATCCTGAATTTATTTACCCGACATACTTGAAGAACGGCcgacaaaaagaaaaaaggtaCAAATGCCACAAATGCCCATCGGCATTCGAAAAGAGAGAGCAGTACAAAATCCACCTCTCTCTACATGGATCAAAGCAGAGATATAAGTGTGAGTTGTGCGACTACTCCGTCAAATATTATGCTAATTACGTGCAACATATGAGAAAACATCAAATGAACGATGAAGCTCAAGCGGAacgtaaaaaaattatcaatggATACTCTGAAGCGGAAGCTGAAAATCAAGACGCTAAACAGGAAGACGACAGCGACAATATCAAACTAGCAATAAAAACAATGCCAAAAAGACCACCGAAAACAGATTTTCAACAATTCTCAATAAGTGATCAACAAACGCTACGCCTGCTACAGCGGAGGCGCTCAATAGAGAACTCCATGAAAGAAAATACAGACACTTCTCCTGCCAAGGAGCGTAAACTCCACATGTGCTTGCTGTGTCCTTATACCAATCAGCGTCAAGATGCCCTATGTAATCACTCTAGACGACACGACGAAAATGATATCAGTAGAGCCGTCGGAAACCAAAAATGTTGCTACTGTAATTTAGTCGTAGTGCAATCTCATTTTCTTCGGGAACATCTCAAAACGCATTTCATGTACCAAAAACATTTGAATCCCGAATGTTACATTGCCAATCAGAATGTTAGTTTCACTATAAAGAAAATTGCAGCTGAGGACGAAAAACCCTCTGCTGATGTCGTGACTGATCTCAAGTTGGATATAAAAGATGTCGAAGAAGTCACAaatgatgaaaaaatatttgtaaagctAGCGACAGGTGAATTGTGGGAACCTGAAGCGTCATAA
- the LOC121726805 gene encoding zinc finger protein 729-like isoform X2, with translation MLQQMSSSPGAQFGEVASRARPAEGRACGDASSDASSDTPEEVDLPECKIKRNYNCTKCTFYTQNPRAFLVHSRDVHFEKLKIYDCPHCVYASRHHQKLTRHIKMVHEATSSKEQQTPTAGVVVEASPSRPQEKIEDLLEEVEEDEDAMDVDECAEESMERIAEGEPSGADDGSKGRGGYYSCGKCNYVTHIRSRYTKHVKYHSMPMIKCTMCEFRTPYKWNLDRHMKNHGGSGSFHCSMCNFTADIKQSLTVHEMNHHTHPVGQATTRRRNRVGASDMSADPDARDASTLIVQEDGSGDSSQGASDMGLQYTQNDREMTGCQSDSNEASTSENMISKDDSQLSLGSNANLDDSKNQKESKKAPRPIPQLIPLTASTPNQKSREPSGEPPAKKFKENPVLDSSTQPIVTKKTDNLPKEVNFTQASSAPKDTVSRKKNESFFDRLKERLLTETGKDGLICKNCGFESKCLSEQSVHEKTCLPLSNRSQLNTSGSNLGSTRCQNCRHRCKSSADLVVHMQTCGSNQKPSAEIKPEPQIPEVNGVTNSSGEKDAEPHPMENVVFVWNNITQNKFETPLDIRINDDSTLPDHKTYESEIVDDNESMNLSPSQATGRKVFKCPHCMFWASTASRFHVHIVGHLNKKPFECSSCKYKSNWRWDITKHIKLKSVRDPEHAEAKVLMTDETGRRNYSKYNRFMAIAICENDQYQFHYLDQNAATNTEIDDESLNDENTNSPYYDIQPLNLQTLSMDAKFEADNRLDGKKPKKTLWKCKKCNYKDTSREALLEHVKEHSKPEEPEDKNKKLENVVDPADLAYRCGHCNQLSNWKHVIQRHCRLKHDGIIKVITTVKAKPDPNAAPSEPNVESCIKCPFKSSDKNLILMHQRQHQPSPHSMFKCSLCPFFVKDEVELAQHLTLHGVTEPEEFNVSKEFNMFKAASESPAPEQMTPVSVTPGTKRHKCNECPYETNSKSQYMYHEQFHRISADTPYKCPECNYSVSKRHLLHQHMRVHGIVCKKFDTEAEVGSPYPPPYRPEIEDNDESYSNLDDIPYVWVSAKNEFHKMFKCRYCSYVNSQKSKIPNHEDIHCIKLANNDVTFYKCLECKYTCDGKSKLTEHSKSHGEIYGRIYCPVDLDVPDEEQIAKLREVIEKGGEAADVDDNQKDGYGNDRVLFFCQRCPARFFDKLELQRHDKLHNFNLSYAYKCKSCEFSVPKESALNCHNFVHTDEYNTKSKMLKSMHRIHPMHPDPQLQVVHCPLTSGIIWVTANPDKKNESHAKKPEARNPPKQYNCKECPAKFFKNSALSYHMGLHGGDGEFKCKSCSYAVKNIGNLAKHELLHDIANKPQQNADGYDSGDDVDYKIPLSGTDLFQRKTEAQKRVLTDKDKLVKPNDHFPPVLQADPQFGYLMHGNPEFIYPTYLKNGRQKEKRYKCHKCPSAFEKREQYKIHLSLHGSKQRYKCELCDYSVKYYANYVQHMRKHQMNDEAQAERKKIINGYSEAEAENQDAKQEDDSDNIKLAIKTMPKRPPKTDFQQFSISDQQTLRLLQRRRSIENSMKENTDTSPAKERKLHMCLLCPYTNQRQDALCNHSRRHDENDISRAVGNQKCCYCNLVVVQSHFLREHLKTHFMYQKHLNPECYIANQNVSFTIKKIAAEDEKPSADVVTDLKLDIKDVEEVTNDEKIFVKLATGELWEPEAS, from the exons ATGCTCCAACAGATGTCCTCGTCGCCCGGCGCGCAGTTCGGCGAGGTCGCGAGTCGCGCGCGCCCCGCCGAAGGTCGCGCGTGCGGCGACGCGTCCTCGGACGCCTCCTCCGACACACCGGAGGAGGTCGACCTGCCGGAGtgcaaaataaaaagaaactaCAACTGCACGAAATGCACGTTCTACACGCAGAACCCGCGGGCATTCCTCGTGCACTCGCGGGACGTTCATTTCGAGAAGCTCAAGATCTACGACTGCCCGCACTGCGTCTACGCCTCCCGCCACCACCAGAAGCTCACGAGACACATCAAGATGGTCCACGAGGCGACCTCCTCCAAGGAGCAGCAGACCCCGACCGCCGGCGTCGTCGTGGAGGCCAGCCCGAGTCGGCCGCAGGAGAAGATCGAGGACCTGCTGGAGGAGGTGGAGGAGGACGAGGACGCGATGGACGTGGACGAGTGCGCCGAGGAGTCCATGGAGAGGATCGCGGAGGGGGAGCCCTCCGGCGCCGACGACGGCTCCAAGGGCCGGGGGGGCTACTACTCGTGCGGCAAGTGCAACTACGTGACGCACATCAGGTCGCGGTACACGAAGCACGTGAAGTATCACTCGATGCCGATGATAAAGTGCACCATGTGCGAGTTCCGGACGCCCTACAAGTGGAATCTGGACCGGCACATGAAGAACCACGGTGGCTCCGGCAGCTTCCACTGCTCCATGTGCAACTTCACCGCCGACATCAAGCAGAGCCTCACCGTGCACGAGATGAACCACCACACGCACCCGGTCGGTCAGGCGACCACTCGGCGCCGGAACCGGGTGGGCGCGAGCGACATGTCGGCCGACCCCGACGCCCGGGACGCCAGCACGCTCATCGTCCAGGAGGACGGCAGCGGGGACTCGTCGCAGGGCGCCTCG GACATGGGTCTTCAGTATACACAAAACGATAGGGAAATGACTGGATGCCAAAGTGACTCAAATGAAGCTTCGACGTCTGAAAATATGATATCAAAAGATGATAGCCAACTATCGCTCGGATCGAATGCTAATTTGGACGACAGCAAGAACCAAAAAGAAAGTAAAAAGGCCCCTAGACCTATTCCACAACTTATACCTCTAACAGCTTCAACTCCGAACCAAAAATCAAGGGAGCCCTCAGGGGAGCCACCTGCTAAAAAGTTTAAGGAAAACCCTGTGCTAGATTCCTCTACACAGCCGATCGTCACGAAAAAAACTGACAATTTACCGAAGGAGGTTAATTTTACTCAGGCAAGTAGCGCGCCCAAGGACACTGTGAGTCGgaagaaaaatgaatcattttTCGATCGATTAAAAGAAAGGTTGTTGACAGAAACTGGTAAAGATGGATTAATATGTAAGAACTGCGGATTCGAAAGCAAGTGTTTATCAGAGCAATCCGTTCATGAAAAAACTTGTTTACCGCTATCGAATCGAAGCCAGCTAAATACGTCGGGTTCAAATTTAGGATCAACGAGGTGTCAGAATTGCAGACATCGGTGCAAATCTAGCGCCGATCTAGTAGTACACATGCAAACATGTGGATCGAACCAAAAACCCTCTGCGGAAATTAAACCAGAGCCACAAATTCCAGAGGTGAATGGCGTCACAAATAGTAGCGGAGAAAAGGACGCTGAGCCACACCCGATGGAAAACGTAGTTTTCGTTTGGAACaatataacacaaaataaatttgaaactcCTCTAGACATCAGAATAAACGATGACTCTACGCTCCCAGATCACAAAACTTACGAGTCGGAGATCGTAGATGACAATGAATCTATGAACTTGTCGCCTAGTCAAGCCACCGGTAGAAAAGTCTTCAAATGCCCTCACTGTATGTTCTGGGCTTCCACAGCTTCCAGATTCCACGTTCATATAGTAGGCCATCTGAATAAGAAACCTTTCGAGTGCTCCTCTTGCAAATATAAATCCAACTGGAGGTGGGATATCACTaaacatattaaattaaaatcagttAGAGATCCTGAGCATGCCGAAGCCAAAGTGCTCATGACGGACGAAACGGGCCGACGCAACTACAGCAAATACAACAGATTCATGGCTATCGCGATATGCGAAAATGATCAGTACCAATTCCATTACTTGGACCAGAATGCGGCAACAAATACAGAAATAGATGACGAATCTTTAAACGACGAAAACACTAACTCTCCATATTATGATATTCAACCATTAAACCTACAAACATTATCGATGGACGCCAAGTTCGAAGCCGACAATAGACTGGACGGAAAAAAACCTAAAAAGACTTTATGGAAAtgcaaaaaatgtaattacaa GGATACATCGCGCGAGGCACTTCTTGAACACGTAAAGGAGCATTCCAAGCCGGAGGAACCAGAAGACAAGAATAAGAAACTGGAGAACGTTGTAGACCCAGCAGATTTAGCGTACAGATGCGGACATTGCAATCAATTGTCGAATTGGAAGCACGTTATTCAG AGACACTGTCGACTGAAGCACGACGGGATTATCAAAGTGATTACAACAGTGAAGGCGAAACCGGATCCGAATGCTGCACCCAGTGAGCCCAACGTCGAGTCATGTATCAAATGTCCATTCAAATCGAGCGACAAAAACTTAATACTCATGCACCAACGCCAACACCAACCCTCGCCGCATTCCATGTTCAAATGCAGCCTGTGCCCGTTTTTCGTCAAGGACGAGGTCGAGCTGGCGCAGCACTTAACTTTACACGGCGTAACCGAACCGGAGGAATTCAACGTTTCCAAGGAATTCAATATGTTCAAGGCCGCCTCCGAGTCCCCGGCGCCCGAGCAAATGACCCCCGTGAGTGTCACACCGGGGACGAAACGACACAAGTGTAACGAGTGCCCCTATGAAACGAACAGTAAGTCGCAGTACATGTACCATGAACAGTTTCATCGTATATCTGCCGATACCCCGTACAAGTGTCCCGAATGCAATTATAGCGTTTCCAAGAGACACTTGTTGCACCAACATATGAGAGTTCACGGGATAGTTTGCAAAAAATTCGACACAGAGGCGGAAGTCGGCTCCCCGTACCCACCCCCGTACCGACCGGAGATCGAGGACAACGACGAATCTTATTCCAATCTAGACGACATTCCTTACGTCTGGGTATCTGCGAAGAACGAGTTCCACAAAATGTTCAAGTGCCGCTACTGCTCCTACGTTAATTCTCAGAAAAGCAAAATCCCCAATCACGAGGACATACATTGCATCAAACTCGCCAACAACGATGTAACTTTTTACAAGTGTCTTGAATGCAAATATACCTGCGACGGCAAGAGCAAGCTCACCGAGCACTCGAAGTCGCACGGTGAGATATACGGCCGCATCTACTGCCCCGTAGACCTCGACGTGCCGGACGAAGAGCAGATCGCCAAGTTGAGAGAAGTGATCGAGAAAGGCGGTGAAGCTGCCGACGTTGACGACAACCAGAAGGACGGCTACGGTAATGACCGAGTCCTGTTCTTCTGCCAGAGGTGTCCCGCCAGGTTCTTCGATAAACTAGAGTTGCAGAGGCACGACAAACTTCATAATTTCAATTTAAGTTACGCCTACAAATGCAAGAGTTGCGAGTTTTCAGTTCCAAAGGAGAGCGCTTTGAATTGTCATAACTTCGTGCACACAGACGAGTACAACACTAAGTCTAAGATGCTCAAATCCATGCACAGAATACATCCCATGCACCCGGATCCTCAGCTTCAGGTCGTTCACTGCCCGCTCACGTCCGGTATAATATGGGTCACCGCCAATCCAGATAAGAAAAACGAGAGTCACGCGAAAAAACCAGAGGCAAGAAATCCTCCTAAACAATATAATTGCAAGGAATGCCCTgcgaaattctttaaaaattcTGCCCTCAGCTACCACATGGGGTTACACGGGGGCGACGGTGAATTCAAATGCAAATCGTGTTCCTATGCcgtaaaaaatataggaaacCTAGCGAAACACGAGTTGTTGCATGATATAGCCAACAAGCCCCAACAAAATGCTGACGGTTATGATTCAGGGGACGACGTTGACTACAAAATACCGCTCTCCGGCACGGATTTATTTCAGAGAAAGACTGAAGCCCAAAAAAGAGTTTTGACTGACAAAGATAAATTGGTAAAGCCGAATGACCATTTTCCGCCGGTTTTGCAAGCCGATCCGCAATTCGGATATCTCATGCACGGTAATCCTGAATTTATTTACCCGACATACTTGAAGAACGGCcgacaaaaagaaaaaaggtaCAAATGCCACAAATGCCCATCGGCATTCGAAAAGAGAGAGCAGTACAAAATCCACCTCTCTCTACATGGATCAAAGCAGAGATATAAGTGTGAGTTGTGCGACTACTCCGTCAAATATTATGCTAATTACGTGCAACATATGAGAAAACATCAAATGAACGATGAAGCTCAAGCGGAacgtaaaaaaattatcaatggATACTCTGAAGCGGAAGCTGAAAATCAAGACGCTAAACAGGAAGACGACAGCGACAATATCAAACTAGCAATAAAAACAATGCCAAAAAGACCACCGAAAACAGATTTTCAACAATTCTCAATAAGTGATCAACAAACGCTACGCCTGCTACAGCGGAGGCGCTCAATAGAGAACTCCATGAAAGAAAATACAGACACTTCTCCTGCCAAGGAGCGTAAACTCCACATGTGCTTGCTGTGTCCTTATACCAATCAGCGTCAAGATGCCCTATGTAATCACTCTAGACGACACGACGAAAATGATATCAGTAGAGCCGTCGGAAACCAAAAATGTTGCTACTGTAATTTAGTCGTAGTGCAATCTCATTTTCTTCGGGAACATCTCAAAACGCATTTCATGTACCAAAAACATTTGAATCCCGAATGTTACATTGCCAATCAGAATGTTAGTTTCACTATAAAGAAAATTGCAGCTGAGGACGAAAAACCCTCTGCTGATGTCGTGACTGATCTCAAGTTGGATATAAAAGATGTCGAAGAAGTCACAaatgatgaaaaaatatttgtaaagctAGCGACAGGTGAATTGTGGGAACCTGAAGCGTCATAA